One window from the genome of Saccharicrinis carchari encodes:
- a CDS encoding pyruvate kinase: MNRQDKLRQIGHQIRDIIVKAREMENIYSDLIGRVHPIYSKSALNLVHYLALRSFDIEKLQTQLRYLGLPGMDNAEAHVMSSLLSVQTIVRLMCGMPVAQNPAGTISIKKSENLLKTNTNLLFGYKSTNRWTRIMVTLPTIAARDYTFINRLVKLGMNSARINCAHDHPAVWIQMINHIKQSNKASKKNCKIVMDLAGPKLRTGAMKPGPQILRFKPERDLSGKVTKPAKLWIAPPDVFPPDDTADAIIPVDARLLKKIKRGDTIHFTDARGKKNQILIDRKQGEGKWGLCHYSAYLKTGTELKLNKVKQTGREKSFVGELLALEQFILLCKNDLLIVHKEPIPGEPAKYDRKGKLIAHAHISCTLPEVFDDVKPGEAVFFNDGKIEGVIEAKEEGRLRVKITHAKKMGSKLRGGKGINFPDSHLNINGLTAKDKEDMNFVGQWADVVNLSFVNQASDVEAYLTVLGKIKEKPGLIVKIETFNGFRNLPEILLCAMQIYPVGIMIARGDLAIETGWKNFASIQEEIMRVGDAAHIPAVWATQVLESMAKNGVPTRSEITDAVLAQRAECVMLNKGAYIEKTVNVLDSILKKMQKHGYKKQMHLPKLEEADRLKLSL, encoded by the coding sequence ATGAACAGACAGGATAAATTGCGACAAATAGGCCATCAGATACGGGATATTATTGTCAAAGCCCGCGAAATGGAAAACATATATAGCGACTTGATTGGTCGCGTTCATCCCATTTATAGCAAGAGTGCACTCAACTTAGTGCATTATTTGGCCTTGCGAAGTTTCGATATAGAGAAATTGCAGACCCAATTGCGCTACTTGGGATTGCCCGGTATGGATAATGCCGAGGCACATGTGATGAGCAGTCTGCTATCGGTGCAAACCATTGTACGGTTAATGTGTGGTATGCCGGTTGCTCAAAACCCGGCGGGTACTATCTCCATAAAAAAAAGCGAAAATCTACTTAAAACTAATACCAATTTACTATTTGGCTATAAATCGACCAACCGGTGGACACGTATTATGGTCACCTTACCAACGATTGCCGCACGGGATTATACTTTTATAAACCGTTTGGTTAAGCTGGGCATGAACAGTGCCCGGATTAATTGTGCCCATGACCACCCGGCTGTTTGGATTCAAATGATTAATCATATTAAACAATCCAATAAAGCTTCCAAAAAAAACTGTAAAATAGTGATGGATCTGGCGGGTCCGAAATTACGTACCGGAGCCATGAAGCCGGGACCGCAGATATTGCGTTTTAAACCCGAGCGGGATCTCTCGGGGAAGGTGACTAAACCGGCCAAATTGTGGATTGCTCCACCTGATGTGTTTCCACCTGATGACACGGCGGATGCCATAATTCCGGTGGATGCACGTCTGCTTAAAAAAATTAAACGGGGCGACACAATTCATTTTACCGATGCACGGGGTAAAAAGAATCAGATTTTGATAGACCGAAAGCAAGGCGAAGGAAAATGGGGATTATGCCATTATTCAGCTTATTTAAAAACAGGTACCGAGTTGAAGCTGAACAAGGTAAAGCAAACCGGACGCGAAAAGAGTTTTGTGGGTGAACTGTTGGCCCTGGAACAGTTTATTTTACTTTGTAAGAACGACCTGCTAATTGTTCACAAAGAACCCATACCAGGCGAACCCGCCAAATATGACCGCAAAGGTAAATTAATAGCGCATGCCCACATTTCGTGTACTCTGCCCGAAGTATTTGATGATGTTAAACCGGGTGAAGCTGTGTTTTTTAACGATGGTAAAATAGAAGGTGTCATTGAAGCCAAAGAGGAGGGGAGGCTCCGGGTGAAAATTACCCATGCCAAAAAAATGGGCAGCAAGCTAAGAGGGGGTAAAGGCATTAATTTTCCGGATAGCCATCTTAATATAAATGGCTTAACAGCAAAGGATAAGGAAGATATGAATTTTGTGGGACAATGGGCCGATGTAGTCAACTTATCGTTTGTAAACCAAGCTTCCGATGTGGAAGCTTATCTTACCGTATTAGGTAAAATAAAGGAAAAGCCTGGTCTTATCGTAAAAATTGAAACTTTTAATGGATTCAGAAATCTGCCGGAGATACTGCTTTGTGCCATGCAAATATACCCAGTGGGTATTATGATTGCGCGTGGTGATTTAGCCATAGAAACAGGATGGAAGAATTTTGCATCTATCCAGGAGGAGATTATGCGTGTGGGGGATGCGGCTCACATTCCCGCCGTATGGGCAACACAAGTGCTGGAGAGCATGGCCAAAAATGGCGTGCCCACCCGGTCAGAAATAACTGATGCCGTACTGGCGCAGCGTGCCGAATGTGTGATGTTAAACAAAGGGGCTTATATCGAAAAAACTGTGAACGTGCTGGATAGTATCTTGAAAAAAATGCAAAAACATGGCTATAAAAAACAAATGCATTTACCAAAGTTGGAGGAGGCCGATCGTTTGAAGTTATCACTTTAG
- a CDS encoding calcineurin-like phosphoesterase C-terminal domain-containing protein, which produces MKNYIIVFIGLFLFQNILSQHKKIHGYVYWDENINAVFDEGEKPIPNVAISNGRDVVLTNHKGRYSLKISNGETVFLIKPAGYIAKLSEDNVPLNYAFNKPEGSPDFFFPGIEPQTIEKPLNFPLYKNEGENNLKIALLGDIQPKTIDEVYYMSKVVSEKMLGEDYDFIVPLGDISYDNLRLFDPIKIVLGKIGAPVYYVYGNHDRNYDAKELKYRDETYKSHFGPSYYAFTYGMHSFITLNNVFPKPHHRYKAFIDEDQMQFVKELLKTIPSENHVHLLMHIPLEQLINIKEFSALFKKHPMVSAYAGHTHIQFFETIGEKEGWITNDPVEELVAGAVSGSFWHGEKDMFGIPGAMMADGTPRGFWIMNLQGNKKNYDYIVSEPDMRQMHIWTPFHHERELVTVDSDSIFVNIYAGNKDTKVEVKIGKGEWQTMNYTEDFDPYFLRLNILQQKGITPTENSIKLGKPRKSMHLWSYPIPDNLPQGIHIVSVRASNQYGLDAWSNTMLFNTDNTPYFRSKKLKTERLIN; this is translated from the coding sequence ATGAAAAATTATATTATAGTATTTATTGGTCTGTTTTTGTTTCAAAACATATTATCTCAGCATAAAAAAATTCATGGTTATGTTTATTGGGACGAGAATATAAATGCCGTTTTCGACGAGGGGGAGAAACCCATTCCCAACGTGGCTATTTCCAATGGACGGGATGTGGTGTTGACGAACCATAAAGGAAGGTACAGTTTGAAAATTAGCAATGGCGAAACCGTGTTTTTAATAAAACCAGCAGGCTACATCGCCAAACTTTCGGAAGACAATGTGCCGTTAAACTACGCTTTCAACAAGCCAGAAGGCTCACCCGACTTCTTCTTTCCGGGCATTGAACCGCAAACAATAGAAAAGCCTTTAAATTTTCCACTTTATAAGAATGAAGGTGAAAACAACTTGAAAATTGCACTTTTAGGAGATATCCAACCCAAAACAATCGATGAAGTGTATTATATGAGTAAAGTGGTTTCGGAGAAAATGCTTGGCGAGGACTATGATTTTATCGTACCCCTGGGAGATATTAGCTATGATAACCTGCGTTTGTTCGATCCCATAAAAATAGTGCTGGGCAAAATTGGTGCACCGGTTTATTACGTGTACGGTAACCACGATAGAAACTACGATGCAAAGGAATTGAAATATCGGGATGAGACTTACAAATCACATTTTGGCCCGTCGTATTATGCCTTCACCTACGGAATGCATAGCTTTATAACGCTCAATAACGTTTTCCCAAAACCGCACCATCGTTACAAGGCCTTTATTGATGAAGATCAAATGCAGTTTGTAAAGGAATTATTAAAGACAATACCAAGCGAGAACCATGTCCATTTACTCATGCATATTCCTTTGGAGCAACTCATTAACATAAAGGAATTTTCGGCATTATTTAAAAAGCACCCCATGGTATCGGCCTATGCCGGGCACACGCATATTCAATTTTTTGAAACGATTGGCGAAAAAGAAGGATGGATAACCAACGACCCGGTAGAAGAGTTGGTTGCCGGGGCAGTTTCGGGTTCCTTTTGGCATGGCGAAAAAGATATGTTCGGCATTCCCGGGGCTATGATGGCGGATGGAACGCCGAGAGGTTTTTGGATAATGAATTTGCAGGGGAACAAAAAAAATTATGATTATATAGTTTCCGAACCGGATATGCGGCAAATGCACATTTGGACCCCTTTCCATCACGAAAGGGAGCTGGTGACGGTAGACAGCGATAGTATTTTTGTGAACATTTATGCCGGCAATAAAGACACAAAGGTAGAAGTAAAAATAGGCAAGGGAGAATGGCAGACAATGAATTATACCGAAGATTTTGACCCCTACTTTTTACGTTTAAATATACTTCAGCAAAAGGGAATAACACCTACCGAAAATAGCATTAAACTAGGGAAGCCAAGAAAAAGCATGCATCTTTGGTCGTATCCCATCCCGGACAATTTACCCCAGGGAATACACATCGTTTCGGTGCGGGCCAGCAACCAATACGGCTTGGATGCATGGTCAAATACGATGCTTTTTAATACCGATAATACCCCGTATTTTAGAAGCAAAAAATTAAAAACAGAACGACTAATTAATTAA
- a CDS encoding Fic/DOC family N-terminal domain-containing protein — MKNFKAGRYINQGTFKSFQPEKINKQWVLENMELVNLLSQADRQLGKLDMYSEYIPNIDLFISMHIAKEATKSSKIEGTKTNIEEVLLDKDDVNEEKRNDWEEVQNYISALNSAIENLKKLL; from the coding sequence ATGAAAAACTTCAAAGCAGGTCGATATATAAATCAAGGAACTTTTAAAAGTTTTCAACCCGAAAAAATAAATAAACAATGGGTTCTTGAAAATATGGAATTAGTCAATCTTCTGAGTCAGGCAGATAGGCAACTTGGAAAATTAGATATGTATTCTGAATATATACCCAATATTGATCTATTCATCAGTATGCATATTGCAAAAGAAGCAACAAAATCTAGCAAAATTGAAGGGACAAAAACCAATATTGAAGAGGTCTTGCTTGATAAGGATGATGTTAACGAAGAAAAAAGAAATGATTGGGAAGAAGTTCAGAATTATATATCTGCATTAAATTCAGCAATTGAGAATCTGAAAAAATTGCTTTAA
- a CDS encoding Fic family protein — protein sequence MHPFLDGNGRVGRLIITLYLVEKGILKKPILYLSDFFERNRTLYYDNLMRVREKNDITQWFKFFLVGVIETAKNSIETFDGILKLQKEIEIKIQSLGSRSSNAMTIINHLFHKPIIDAQLTKLITKLSLPSVYKLINELEELKILEEITGGKRGKLFAFKEYLDLFK from the coding sequence ATACATCCTTTCTTGGACGGAAATGGTAGAGTTGGCCGACTGATTATAACATTATATTTAGTTGAAAAAGGAATACTTAAAAAACCAATATTATACCTTTCTGATTTCTTTGAAAGAAACAGGACTTTGTATTATGATAACTTAATGCGGGTTAGAGAAAAAAATGACATCACTCAATGGTTTAAATTCTTTTTAGTTGGGGTGATTGAGACAGCCAAAAATAGTATTGAAACATTTGATGGTATCTTAAAGTTACAGAAGGAAATTGAAATAAAGATACAAAGTTTAGGAAGCCGTTCGAGCAACGCAATGACAATAATCAATCATTTGTTTCATAAGCCAATAATAGATGCACAATTAACTAAGCTAATAACAAAACTATCTCTTCCATCTGTTTATAAATTAATTAACGAATTGGAAGAATTAAAAATTTTGGAAGAGATTACAGGTGGTAAACGAGGAAAGCTGTTTGCATTTAAGGAGTATCTTGACCTATTTAAATAA
- the bglX gene encoding beta-glucosidase BglX, whose amino-acid sequence MKNTLILFVLACLFFTTARSQDVSVMTYNIRLDIASDGENAWSNRKDFLLSQIQFHAPDFLGTQEGRPNQIADMKETLKGYDYIGHGRDGGNKGEYSAIFYKKAKFRLEEDGTFWLSETPEKFSKGWDAAYPRICTYGLFTDVKTSQKIWVFNTHLDHVGQEARLQGMKLIQQKIAEINSHGYPVILTGDFNVEPNNLLIEKLSEQMLNTETVAELTHGPKGTFNAFKFNAPVTRTIDYIFISQNNGLKVKKYAVLSDSENLRYPSDHFPVYAEIYGFDQNTDNRDNLHQGTDFDPALEHKVDSVLALMHLNEKIGQLVQYSGKWDATGPSSSKGDQHKLDKLKNGEVGSMLNITSVASVRETQKIVMENSRLKIPLIFGYDVIHGYKTIFPIPLGESASWDLNIMEQSASIAAKEASASGLQWTFAPMIDVSRDARWGRGMEGAGEDTYLNTVIGLARIKGFQGDDLSLPHTLAACAKHFAGYGFAEAGRDYNTVNIGEHELHNVILPPFKAAAEAGVATFMNAFNEIDGVPATGSKALQRDLLKGSWGWDGFVVSDWGSIGEMIAHGYAKDKKHAAQIALSAGSDMDMESYAYEAHLEALLNENKISMAHLDHAVRRVLRVKFRLGLFDDPYRYCNEDREKNEVYSKEHLAIARDAAKKSIVLLKNENDLLPLNKNLKSIAVIGPLANDKDTPLGNWRAKGRYNSAVSLLDGVKKAVGSSTTIYYEKGADLTVPTLREGQNQFLHPLKFNTTDVSGINAAVQAAKKAEVVLLAIGEDAYQTGEGRSQTDIGLFGVQQQLLEAVLEVNKNVVIVLMNGRPMDISWAAEHVPSILECWFLGSESGNAIADVVFGDYNPSGKLPVSFPHNVGQEPLYYNKKNTGRPYSKKHITYSGYTDAPKTALYPFGHGLSYTTFAYENLRLDKTEIAKDGQISVSVDVTNTGSVDGEEVVQLYIRDMVGSITRPIRELKGFEKVMIRAGETKTLSLTINADMLRFYTINKKWEVEPGDFRVFIGGDSQAKLKASFVVRE is encoded by the coding sequence ATGAAAAATACACTAATACTTTTTGTACTCGCATGTCTATTTTTTACCACGGCCAGGTCACAGGATGTTTCCGTTATGACCTATAACATACGTTTAGACATAGCTTCGGATGGCGAAAATGCCTGGTCCAATAGGAAAGATTTTTTACTTTCCCAGATACAATTCCATGCGCCTGATTTTTTGGGGACGCAAGAAGGACGCCCCAATCAAATTGCAGATATGAAAGAAACACTGAAGGGGTATGACTATATAGGTCACGGGCGCGATGGCGGCAACAAGGGCGAGTATTCGGCTATATTTTACAAAAAAGCAAAATTTAGGTTGGAGGAAGACGGTACATTCTGGCTATCGGAAACGCCCGAAAAATTTTCGAAGGGATGGGATGCCGCATATCCGCGGATTTGTACCTATGGCTTGTTCACGGATGTAAAAACCTCCCAAAAAATATGGGTTTTCAATACGCACCTGGATCATGTGGGGCAGGAGGCCAGGCTACAAGGAATGAAGCTCATCCAACAAAAAATAGCCGAAATCAACAGCCATGGTTATCCGGTAATTTTAACGGGCGATTTTAATGTGGAACCCAATAACCTACTAATCGAAAAGCTATCGGAGCAAATGCTGAATACGGAAACGGTGGCCGAATTAACCCATGGTCCCAAAGGTACGTTCAATGCTTTTAAATTTAATGCGCCTGTAACACGGACCATTGATTATATTTTCATCTCCCAAAATAATGGTTTAAAAGTAAAAAAATATGCGGTGTTGAGCGATTCTGAAAACTTAAGGTATCCATCCGATCACTTTCCTGTTTACGCAGAAATTTATGGTTTTGATCAAAATACAGATAACAGGGATAATTTGCACCAGGGAACTGATTTTGACCCGGCCTTAGAGCACAAGGTCGATTCCGTTTTGGCCCTGATGCATCTCAACGAAAAAATCGGGCAACTGGTGCAATACAGCGGAAAGTGGGATGCAACCGGCCCGTCGTCCTCCAAAGGCGATCAGCATAAGCTTGATAAACTTAAGAACGGAGAAGTAGGTTCCATGCTCAATATTACTTCTGTGGCATCTGTTCGCGAAACACAGAAAATTGTGATGGAAAATTCGCGCTTAAAAATCCCTTTGATTTTTGGCTATGATGTGATACACGGATATAAAACCATTTTTCCTATACCCCTGGGCGAAAGTGCCAGTTGGGATTTGAATATTATGGAACAATCGGCTTCCATAGCGGCAAAAGAAGCATCGGCTTCCGGTCTGCAATGGACCTTTGCACCCATGATCGATGTGTCGAGGGATGCCCGTTGGGGCAGAGGTATGGAAGGGGCCGGCGAAGATACCTACTTAAATACCGTAATAGGACTTGCCCGGATAAAAGGCTTTCAGGGCGATGATCTGTCGCTGCCCCACACTCTTGCGGCATGTGCCAAACATTTTGCCGGTTACGGTTTTGCCGAAGCAGGCCGCGATTATAACACCGTAAATATTGGTGAGCACGAGTTGCATAATGTTATCTTGCCCCCGTTTAAGGCAGCTGCAGAAGCCGGAGTGGCTACTTTTATGAATGCATTTAACGAAATTGATGGCGTGCCGGCAACAGGGAGCAAAGCTTTACAAAGAGATTTGCTTAAGGGTTCTTGGGGCTGGGATGGATTTGTGGTTTCGGACTGGGGATCGATAGGGGAGATGATTGCGCATGGATATGCCAAAGATAAAAAACATGCCGCCCAAATTGCCCTGAGCGCAGGCAGCGACATGGATATGGAATCTTATGCCTATGAGGCACATCTTGAGGCTTTATTAAACGAAAATAAAATTTCGATGGCACATTTGGACCATGCCGTGAGGCGGGTGTTGCGGGTGAAATTCAGATTGGGTTTGTTCGATGATCCGTATAGGTATTGCAACGAAGACAGAGAAAAGAACGAAGTTTATAGCAAAGAGCATTTGGCTATTGCCCGCGATGCGGCAAAAAAGTCAATCGTTCTGTTGAAAAATGAAAACGACTTACTTCCGCTCAATAAAAACCTAAAAAGTATAGCGGTGATTGGCCCCCTGGCCAATGACAAAGATACCCCGCTGGGAAACTGGAGAGCTAAGGGTAGGTATAATTCCGCAGTTTCTTTGTTGGATGGTGTTAAAAAAGCGGTTGGCAGCAGCACAACAATATATTACGAAAAAGGTGCAGATTTAACGGTGCCTACTTTAAGGGAAGGACAAAATCAATTTTTGCATCCGCTAAAATTCAACACTACGGATGTATCCGGAATAAATGCTGCTGTTCAAGCGGCAAAAAAAGCCGAAGTGGTATTGCTGGCTATAGGCGAAGATGCCTATCAAACAGGAGAGGGGCGAAGCCAAACCGATATTGGACTGTTTGGTGTGCAGCAGCAATTACTCGAAGCTGTGCTCGAAGTAAACAAAAACGTAGTAATTGTTTTAATGAACGGCAGACCCATGGATATTTCCTGGGCGGCGGAGCATGTGCCTTCCATCCTGGAGTGTTGGTTTTTAGGCTCCGAGTCGGGCAATGCGATAGCCGATGTTGTGTTTGGCGATTACAACCCCTCGGGCAAGCTACCCGTTTCCTTTCCACATAATGTGGGACAGGAGCCTTTGTATTACAATAAAAAAAATACCGGAAGGCCCTATAGTAAAAAGCACATTACCTATTCGGGTTATACCGATGCACCAAAAACTGCCTTATATCCTTTTGGCCATGGACTCAGTTATACTACTTTTGCGTATGAAAATTTGAGATTGGATAAGACCGAAATAGCCAAAGATGGTCAAATAAGCGTATCCGTTGATGTTACAAACACGGGCTCCGTGGATGGCGAGGAAGTGGTTCAACTGTACATCAGAGATATGGTGGGCAGTATAACACGACCCATAAGGGAGTTAAAAGGCTTTGAAAAGGTAATGATACGGGCAGGTGAAACCAAGACCCTAAGCCTTACCATAAATGCCGACATGCTCCGGTTTTATACCATCAATAAAAAATGGGAAGTGGAACCGGGCGACTTTAGGGTTTTTATCGGTGGCGATTCACAGGCAAAGTTAAAGGCATCGTTTGTTGTTAGGGAGTAG
- a CDS encoding glycerophosphodiester phosphodiesterase family protein, producing the protein MRYLFLILMITGFISCTPTTQNNRTFANNPVVAHRGAWKKYKLPQNSIASLKHAIELNCTGAEFDVRITADSVLIVTHDKDYHDLLIVETTYQELAKHKLANGELLPTLKDYLLAGMENNKGTGLVCEIKPTRNKELNLKMAEKTIQLVKELKAEPYIHSYISFGYDILKKIVEIDATAKTQYLNGNKTPQQLKEDGIWGLDYHFNIFKRNPEWIKSAKDLGLSLNAWTVNKPDDMDWLLANDFDYITTDEPELLFTRIAASPVKDGYKLVWSDEFNYRGKPDSTKWGYAYGFIANREDQYYTDSLKNVRVQGGHLIIETHKEEIANKDYGNPDLLKKSWMKYAAERKTAAYTSGRVNTKNLASWKYGRIEVRAKLPRGVGLWPAIWMLGDNRKEVGWPECGEIDIMEHVGFNPDSVFATIHTKAYNHMKGTHKGKKIFIDRPYDTFNVFALEWTPEKMDFLLNGIVYNQILNENKTTAEWPFDQKFYLIINTAVGGMLGGKKGIDNSVFPQQMLVDYVRVFQKENDF; encoded by the coding sequence ATGCGATATCTATTTCTAATATTAATGATTACAGGATTTATTTCATGCACACCTACAACTCAAAACAACCGTACTTTTGCCAATAATCCTGTTGTGGCGCATCGTGGTGCCTGGAAAAAATATAAGCTTCCTCAAAACTCTATAGCCTCATTAAAACATGCTATTGAGCTAAATTGCACGGGGGCTGAGTTTGATGTAAGGATTACGGCAGATAGTGTGTTGATTGTAACCCACGATAAAGATTACCACGATTTATTGATAGTGGAAACTACATATCAGGAGCTGGCAAAACATAAGCTTGCCAATGGCGAGTTGTTACCCACCTTAAAGGATTATTTGCTTGCCGGGATGGAAAATAACAAGGGTACCGGATTGGTTTGCGAAATTAAGCCCACAAGAAATAAAGAGCTGAATCTGAAAATGGCCGAAAAAACAATCCAGTTGGTTAAAGAGCTAAAGGCCGAACCCTATATTCATTCATATATCAGCTTTGGGTATGATATACTTAAAAAAATTGTTGAGATAGACGCTACAGCCAAAACACAGTATCTGAACGGTAACAAAACACCGCAACAGTTAAAGGAGGACGGAATTTGGGGCCTGGACTATCATTTTAATATTTTCAAAAGAAATCCGGAATGGATTAAAAGCGCCAAAGACTTGGGTTTAAGTCTAAATGCCTGGACCGTAAATAAACCCGACGATATGGATTGGTTGCTGGCCAACGATTTTGATTACATCACCACCGACGAGCCTGAACTGTTGTTTACCCGTATTGCAGCAAGCCCTGTAAAGGATGGGTATAAATTGGTTTGGAGCGATGAGTTTAACTACAGGGGCAAACCCGACAGTACCAAGTGGGGATATGCTTATGGCTTTATAGCCAACCGCGAAGATCAGTATTACACCGATAGCCTGAAAAATGTTCGGGTACAGGGTGGCCATTTGATTATTGAAACACACAAAGAAGAAATCGCGAATAAAGACTATGGCAATCCGGATCTTTTAAAGAAAAGCTGGATGAAATATGCTGCCGAAAGAAAAACAGCTGCTTACACCTCGGGTCGGGTGAATACTAAAAATTTGGCTTCGTGGAAATACGGGCGCATAGAGGTAAGGGCAAAGTTGCCCAGGGGTGTGGGGCTTTGGCCTGCCATTTGGATGCTGGGCGACAACCGAAAGGAAGTGGGATGGCCCGAGTGTGGCGAGATAGATATTATGGAACATGTGGGCTTTAATCCGGATTCTGTATTTGCCACCATCCATACCAAAGCCTACAATCACATGAAAGGAACGCACAAAGGAAAAAAGATTTTTATCGACCGCCCTTATGATACCTTCAATGTGTTTGCCTTGGAATGGACACCCGAAAAAATGGACTTTTTACTGAACGGCATCGTTTACAACCAGATACTAAACGAAAATAAAACCACCGCAGAATGGCCTTTTGATCAAAAGTTTTACCTGATTATAAACACAGCGGTAGGTGGCATGCTCGGCGGCAAAAAGGGAATCGACAACAGTGTTTTTCCGCAGCAAATGTTGGTGGATTATGTACGGGTATTTCAAAAAGAAAATGATTTTTGA
- a CDS encoding RagB/SusD family nutrient uptake outer membrane protein, whose product MNIKYYYKKTIGGLLACMVLLLAASCDDFLAEQPSTLIDSDYVYTTEEGLKSGVVSLYKFNRDRYDTNIQDYMGGLILPSRSDLAFNRSGYLGLIGRYQRGVSPIDLGSNFISSLFWKHYYKISSKATDIINAAEVANGIDQATKNQIIAEAKFFRAEAYFYLYRMYNNIYVSTESVTVDNAFDLILDKSSDEEILALINSDLDFAIEHLNWDVTFGRVSKGTAKHVKAQLALWEGDWLEAKTQALSVIEDPDSPHGLLPNTADVFKGERNHAEQLFVVQAKDNVLGGGNTSMLNANYITQYFHIKGIEGDVSQGGKGFSRILPNLYLLNLLAEDENDTRDDNTYFRLKYYYNDVDNLPEGKKVGDIIDIYEPITDLDNPSKTYKKYYQNLHPSCLKFAQEDDDPNSYQQRSNILVYRLAETYLIAAEAIMRSGNGDPLPYINAIRERAGAAVLSNVDEQAILDERARELAFEGQRWFTLKRMGATVMNRQMKNYAGDGPYFPANYGGIKDPRENWQDHFINFPIFQEDLDLLGPDYPQNNGY is encoded by the coding sequence ATGAATATAAAATATTATTATAAAAAGACAATAGGCGGCCTGCTGGCTTGTATGGTTCTGTTGTTAGCGGCATCATGCGACGATTTTTTGGCAGAGCAGCCAAGTACATTAATCGATTCGGATTATGTATATACTACTGAGGAAGGATTAAAATCGGGCGTGGTCAGTTTATATAAATTTAACCGCGATAGATATGATACCAATATACAGGATTATATGGGCGGTCTGATATTGCCGTCGCGAAGCGATTTGGCCTTTAACCGTTCCGGATATTTAGGTTTGATTGGCAGGTATCAACGTGGAGTATCGCCTATCGATCTGGGCTCAAATTTTATCTCTTCTTTGTTCTGGAAACACTATTATAAAATATCCAGTAAAGCCACCGATATAATCAATGCTGCCGAAGTGGCAAATGGTATTGACCAAGCAACAAAGAATCAAATTATTGCAGAAGCAAAATTCTTTAGGGCAGAAGCTTATTTTTATCTGTACCGGATGTATAATAACATCTATGTAAGTACCGAATCGGTTACTGTTGACAATGCTTTCGATTTGATACTGGATAAATCTTCGGATGAAGAAATATTGGCCTTGATAAATAGTGATTTGGATTTTGCCATTGAACATTTAAATTGGGATGTAACCTTTGGCCGTGTTTCAAAGGGAACCGCCAAACATGTTAAGGCACAATTGGCCCTGTGGGAGGGGGATTGGTTAGAAGCCAAAACGCAAGCCTTGTCCGTCATCGAAGATCCCGATAGTCCACATGGTTTACTGCCAAACACAGCTGATGTTTTTAAAGGAGAAAGAAACCATGCGGAGCAATTGTTTGTAGTACAAGCAAAAGACAATGTATTGGGAGGTGGAAATACAAGTATGCTGAATGCCAACTACATCACACAGTATTTTCACATAAAAGGAATTGAAGGCGATGTATCTCAAGGAGGAAAAGGTTTTTCGAGAATATTACCCAATCTGTATTTATTAAACCTTTTGGCAGAGGATGAAAATGATACAAGAGATGACAATACATATTTTAGATTAAAGTATTATTACAATGATGTGGATAATTTACCCGAAGGTAAAAAGGTAGGCGATATCATTGATATTTATGAGCCTATCACCGATCTGGATAATCCCAGTAAAACCTATAAAAAATATTATCAAAACTTGCATCCATCATGTTTAAAATTTGCGCAAGAAGATGACGATCCGAACTCATACCAACAAAGGAGCAATATTTTAGTGTATCGTTTAGCTGAAACTTATTTGATTGCAGCAGAGGCTATTATGAGATCGGGCAACGGTGATCCTTTGCCCTATATCAATGCCATTCGAGAACGGGCAGGTGCGGCTGTTTTAAGCAATGTGGACGAGCAAGCCATTTTGGATGAGCGAGCCCGGGAGTTAGCTTTTGAAGGACAGCGCTGGTTTACCCTAAAGCGGATGGGAGCAACGGTGATGAACAGGCAAATGAAGAATTATGCTGGTGATGGCCCTTATTTCCCCGCTAATTATGGGGGTATAAAAGACCCGAGAGAGAACTGGCAAGATCATTTTATTAACTTTCCGATTTTTCAGGAAGATCTGGATTTACTAGGACCCGATTATCCTCAGAATAATGGTTACTAA